A genomic stretch from Sphaerodactylus townsendi isolate TG3544 linkage group LG15, MPM_Stown_v2.3, whole genome shotgun sequence includes:
- the LOC125445348 gene encoding ribonuclease-like, whose protein sequence is MSPKISSWLLLRLAVLLAVLLLQSSEGARYRDFARKHIDHPQTQAANANAYCNLMMQRRGMMRRTCKRTNTFIHSSPGSIQHICRGGGTKVPRTRDRYDSRRRYRVTLCRSRGRYPNCNYRGRRQNRRVRVSCVNRMPVHLAGLR, encoded by the coding sequence atGTCTCCGAAAATCTCCTCCTGGCTGCTGCTCCGTTTGGCCGTCCTTCTGGCTGTTCTTCTGCTGCAGTCCAGCGAAGGGGCCAGATACCGGGATTTCGCACGGAAGCACATTGATCATCCTCAGACCCAGGCAGCCAACGCCAACGCCTACTGCAATCTCATGATGCAGCGGAGAGGCATGATGAGACGCACCTGCAAACGCACCAACACCTTCATCCATAGCAGTCCCGGCAGCATTCAGCATATCTGCCGAGGGGGAGGGACCAAGGTGCCTCGCACTCGGGATCGGTATGACAGCAGACGGCGTTATCGTGTCACCCTCTGCCGCAGTAGAGGTCGTTATCCTAATTGCAATTATCGTGGCCGGCGACAGAACCGGAGAGTTAGGGTGTCCTGTGTAAACAGGATGCCTGTTCACCTCGCTGGACTCCGGTAG
- the LOC125444329 gene encoding ribonuclease-like, with translation MSPKISFHLAVLLGAVLLQSGEGTRYRDFANSHIEPLGPRNEKLSAYCYRMMRERGLSRRTCKPSNAFIHSSANSIQLICRGAGTRVHPWRNMYDSRQSFRVTTCHSRGRFPRCHYQGEQRNGRVRVGCRNGAPVQFYRLR, from the coding sequence ATGTCTCCGAAAATCTCCTTCCATCTGGCCGTCCTTCTGGGAGCGGTTCTACTGCAGTCCGGCGAAGGAACCAGATACCGGGATTTCGCAAACAGCCACATCGAACCTCTGGGACCCAGGAACGAAAAACTCAGCGCCTACTGCTACCGCATGATGCGGGAGAGAGGCCTGAGCAGACGCACGTGCAAACCCTCCAACGCCTTCATCCACAGTAGTGCCAACAGTATTCAGCTAATCTGCCGTGGGGCAGGGACCCGGGTGCACCCCTGGCGGAATATGTACGACAGCAGGCAGAGTTTCCGTGTCACCACCTGCCACAGTAGAGGCCGTTTCCCTAGATGCCATTATCAAGGTGAGCAACGGAACGGGAGAGTTCGTGTGGGCTGCAGAAACGGGGCGCCTGTTCAGTTCTACAGACTCCGGTAG
- the LOC125445337 gene encoding ribonuclease pancreatic-like has protein sequence MFLKISSWLPLCYFAVLLVAFLGQSSDGATYADFAQRHIDYPRTPASNPNAYCNHMMARRGMTNGSCKAKNTFIHDDPSNVQNICSGKESGKLCDSNQSFFLTFCSNRGRYPNCNYVGTQMTKRVQVGCVGDLPVHFQTDL, from the coding sequence ATGTTTCTGAAAATCTCCTCCTGGCTGCCGCTCTGCTATTTTGCTGTCCTTCTGGTGGCTTTCCTGGGACAGTCCAGTGATGGGGCCACCTACGCGGATTTCGCACAGAGGCACATCGATTACCCCCGAACCCCAGCCTCCAACCCCAACGCCTACTGCAATCACATGATGGCGCGGAGAGGCATGACCAACGGCAGCTGCAAAGCGAAAAACACCTTCATCCATGACGATCCCAGCAACGTTCAGAATATCTGCAGCGGGAAAGAGTCTGGGAAGCTTTGTGACAGCAATCAAAGCTTCTTCCTCACTTTCTGCAGCAATAGAGGTCGTTATCCTAACTGTAATTATGTCGGCACACAAATGACCAAGAGAGTTCAAGTGGGCTGTGTCGGCGACCTGCCTGTTCACTTCCAAACTGACCTGTAG
- the LOC125445336 gene encoding ribonuclease pancreatic-like isoform X1: MFSKTSSWLLLCYFAVLLVAFLGQPSDGANYADFARKHIGYPKTAADNPNAYCKVMMKDRGMTDGSCKANNTFIHDEPSNIQNICSGGGTRWSGNLYDSRQSFPLTFCRNRGRYPKCNYIGTEMTKRVRVGCVKGLPVHFQTDL, encoded by the coding sequence ATGTTTTCGAAAACCTCCTCCTGGCTGCTGCTCTGCTATTTTGCTGTCCTTCTGGTGGCTTTCCTGGGACAGCCCAGTGATGGGGCCAACTACGCGGATTTCGCACGTAAGCACATCGGTTATCCGAAAACCGCAGCTGACAACCCCAACGCCTACTGCAAAGTCATGATGAAGGACAGAGGCATGACCGACGGCAGCTGCAAAGCGAACAATACCTTCATCCATGACGAGCCCAGCAACATTCAGAATATCTGCAGCGGGGGAGGTACCAGGTGGTCTGGGAATCTCTATGACAGCAGACAAAGTTTCCCTCTCACTTTCTGCCGCAATAGAGGTCGTTATCCTAAGTGCAATTACATCGGCACGGAAATGACCAAGAGAGTCCGTGTGGGCTGTGTGAAGGGGTTGCCTGTTCACTTCCAAACCGACCTGTAG